A stretch of the Microtus pennsylvanicus isolate mMicPen1 chromosome 16, mMicPen1.hap1, whole genome shotgun sequence genome encodes the following:
- the Gpr160 gene encoding putative G-protein coupled receptor 160 codes for MTALPSHQSKQPVDASCLLFLIILGKTLLNILMLGLKRKDTHWGFMECFCFSLAFVDLLLWVNLSILFYFRDFVVLGIRFTQYHICLLTQIISFTYGFLHYPVCLLACIDYCLILSGATKHSSKWRKLFYFLTVILTWISVFMYVLGEPAISQSLQTHRASLYQCPSYVSTQSYWLSLSMLVVLCVAFLISWPEVVAMVQAIRIASYMNKTILYCPFPSHSGVSAREALLPRLIVCFLGTWFPFVALQVLTLSLRVQIPAYVEMNVPWLYFVNSFLIAAISWFNCQKLYLRDSTLPLDPFVNWKCCFVPIHRLKQVERPVSIIICSQAAVLGGTPEAPRTDLVAPDTELKLVCP; via the coding sequence ATGACAGCTCTTCCTTCACACCAGTCGAAGCAGCCCGTAGATGCTAGCTGTCTGTTGTTCCTCATCATCCTTGGGAAAACGTTATTGAATATCCTCATGCTAGGGCTGAAAAGGAAAGACACCCACTGGGGCTTTATGGAGTGCTTCTGCTTTTCACTAGCATTTGTTGATCTTCTGCTGTGGGTTAACCTTTCCATTCTGTTCTACTTCAGGGACTTTGTAGTTCTAGGTATTAGGTTTACACAGTATCATATCTGTCTGCTCACACAAATTATTTCCTTCACTTATGGCTTTTTGCATTATCCGGTTTGCTTACTAGCTTGTATAGATTACTGTTTGATTCTGTCTGGAGCCACCAAGCACTCATCTAAGTGGCgaaagttattttatttcttgacaGTCATTTTAACTTGGATTTCAGTCTTTATGTATGTTCTAGGAGAGCCAGCCATCTCACAAAGCCTGCAGACACACCGCGCTTCTCTGTACCAATGCCCTTCCTATGTCAGTACACAGAGTTACTGGCTGTCACTGTCTATGCTGGTAGTTTTATGTGTGGCTTTTCTGATTTCGTGGCCGGAAGTTGTTGCCATGGTACAAGCTATTAGGATAGCATCCTATATGAACAAGACCATCCTCTACTGTCCCTTCCCATCCCACTCTGGAGTGAGCGCTAGAGAAGCGCTCTTGCCCAGGCTTATTGTGTGCTTTCTTGGTACCTGGTTTCCCTTTGTAGCACTTCAGGTCCTCACCCTCTCActcagagttcaaatcccagcatacGTAGAAATGAATGTGCCCTGGCTGTACTTTGTCAACAGTTTTCTCATTGCTGCAATTTCTTGGTTTAACTGCCAAAAGCTTTATTTAAGGGACAGCACATTACCTCTGGATCCTTTTGTCAACTGGAAATGCTGTTTTGTTCCAATCCATAGACTTAAGCAAGTGGAGAGGCCCGTATCCATAATCATCTGTTCACAGGCTGCTGTGCTGGGAGGAACTCCAGAAGCACCACGGACAGACCTGGTGGCTCCGGACACAGAACTGAAGCTCGTGTGCCCCTAA